The Pyrenophora tritici-repentis strain M4 chromosome 2, whole genome shotgun sequence genome window below encodes:
- a CDS encoding Herpes-BLLF1 domain containing protein: METSSVIMHPMVTSLTASLGPVIHLDWSISPPSYTPQSSIFNSVSTASPTSTPDGATLSVNMSLSQVSSTPTVTQLLSHSFLSLPGYLSLTPTVAVVVDSSDASPLINTTVSVDTVTPISITVPSKQAHNEGNSLDLPLWPHSMLNSIATVDRSPTLALETHTGSLTPAPSVVASFQTATPSYPTSSITNNTLAPLGSSSNDGFSSTITSSILSSVPFSVSSTTSGNDQVSESTAPSYFAAPTKTAIFAVISTFTNATAIPSSSSDLWPRPITSTVTMVPGNDTASFSRSHATPILGTNSQENMPASTSYRSATETNSPLSYGLTLSMRNTPSFTISQNLSTSVTIQPTSVSEGSYQSSAVFTRLSTNGSYTPTTVSIFVPPFPAISTSSKFGISSFITKASGSSTLPTFTAKSTTLATRTSLSTFEIRTKTQSSGSSTRTGLIPQDIAVTATETAFAAAAPPLNTSQTAGVALGSTAGVLLAIVAALFVARRYHATHAVKRASKYNPVMSTKGGPGSSPNMMARLVPFASRRKSGRSSRVYLEEAYLYDPSLGGNSGRNSGDDEACMSGGTGGLLSHGIRPPPPAPHTSFEDDHRPSVYDYLHSGPGTPLRSPGNPSLNWRSSDAIGKPRDHASALYAAIADYGAGPQRPLPPVPKTSSTRAIRDHVIPSPTLSPLINNECELRRSHARSSSRSSVRSQRSLRSFHACTSPNPASKDYPPLSPYGRISGQGLGSIIEASSREPFMYPGEPDLPLRVLRSETPDSVTFYAPIPVQKPRKRPVLTTLFSQTSCTVSPLFSPTHAKSPPAAKPRSTGSMLFSRPDDSSYSSLTQDVPSSPAYLQRPNSDHVITYPASMSPRFQFLKPQNKGWEDIKRSSNRSSTITAPLPTPTLQYFTPPHADASPPAPLKKRSFLNLGRNTPLTADRQAMSSQNPYSTLAFNASFTYNNSNASFEGPRMSLFAKLHGMNEEQGSLKKKTGVALVYRGSVEAKKEMAPKWSPDAMGSKF, encoded by the coding sequence ATGGAAACATCGAGCGTGATCATGCATCCTATGGTGACTTCTCTGACTGCCTCGTTGGGACCAGTCATTCATTTAGACTGGTCCATTAGCCCACCTAGCTACACACCCCAGAGTTCGATATTCAACTCAGTCAGCACCGCGAGCCCCACTTCCACTCCAGATGGTGCAACTCTGTCCGTCAACATGTCACTGTCACAGGTTTCCAGCACCCCTACAGTCACACAACTACTATCGCATTCGTTCTTGAGCCTACCCGGCTATTTGAGCTTGACCCCTACCGTAGCGGTTGTTGTTGACAGCAGTGACGCGTCCCCGCTCATCAATACAACCGTCTCAGTGGATACTGTGACACCCATCAGTATCACAGTCCCATCGAAACAAGCACACAATGAAGGGAACTCGTTGGACCTACCATTATGGCCCCATTCGATGCTGAATAGCATTGCGACAGTCGATCGCTCGCCCACACTCGCCCTCGAGACCCATACTGGCTCGCTGACGCCTGCTCCTTCCGTCGTCGCCAGCTTTCAGACAGCCACTCCGTCTTATCCGACTTCTTCAATAACAAACAATACTCTAGCTCCACTGGGTTCCTCTTCGAACGACGGCTTTTCATCTACGATAACTTCGTCAATCCTGTCGTCTGTTCCGTTTTCCGTGAGCTCAACGACCAGTGGCAATGATCAAGTCTCGGAGTCGACCGCCCCCAGTTACTTCGCGGCTCCAACCAAGACAGCGATATTTGCCGTCATCTCCACTTTCACTAACGCTACAGCTATCCCCAGCTCAAGTAGTGATCTTTGGCCGCGACCCATCACCTCGACTGTTACCATGGTCCCAGGAAACGATACTGCATCGTTCTCGAGAAGTCATGCCACGCCTATTCTGGGAACAAACAGCCAAGAAAATATGCCAGCGAGTACATCATATCGAAGCGCGACCGAGACAAATTCACCGCTCTCGTATGGGCTCACTTTGTCAATGCGAAATACTCCTAGTTTTACTATCAGTCAAAACTTGAGTACTTCAGTCACCATTCAACCCACAAGCGTCTCGGAGGGGTCATATCAATCGAGTGCTGTCTTCACTAGGCTATCAACAAATGGCTCGTATACTCCCACGACAGTCTCCATCTTTGTTCCACCTTTCCCCGCGATTTCGACTTCCAGCAAATTTGGCATCAGTAGCTTTATCACAAAAGCTTCCGGATCATCAACTCTTCCCACTTTCACTGCCAAATCTACCACCCTAGCGACTCGCACGTCACTCAGCACTTTCGAGATACGTACAAAGACACAAAGTTCTGGATCGAGTACACGTACTGGCCTGATACCACAGGATATTGCCGTCACCGCCACTGAGACCGCATTCGCAGCTGCTGCACCTCCACTAAACACATCGCAGACCGCAGGGGTTGCCCTGGGAAGTACCGCTGGAGTTCTCCTGGCTATCGTTGCCGCACTCTTTGTTGCTCGCCGCTATCATGCTACGCATGCAGTAAAACGAGCCTCCAAGTACAATCCAGTGATGAGTACAAAGGGAGGTCCAGGCAGCAGTCCAAACATGATGGCCCGACTGGTCCCTTTTGCATCAAGGCGTAAGAGTGGGCGATCTTCGAGAGTATATCTTGAAGAAGCGTATCTGTACGATCCCTCTCTTGGTGGAAATAGTGGCAGAAACAGTGGAGATGATGAGGCTTGCATGTCTGGTGGTACAGGCGGACTGCTATCCCATGGAATCAGGCCTCCGCCTCCTGCACCACACACTTCTTTCGAAGACGATCACCGCCCTAGCGTTTATGACTACCTTCACAGTGGCCCTGGAACCCCACTAAGAAGCCCTGGCAACCCTTCCCTGAACTGGAGAAGTAGTGATGCCATTGGGAAACCACGCGACCATGCTTCCGCGCTCTATGCTGCAATCGCGGATTATGGTGCTGGTCCTCAGAGACCCTTACCTCCTGTACCAAAGACCTCGTCAACGCGCGCCATCCGCGATCATGTGATTCCGTCTCCGACACTGAGTCCACTCATCAACAACGAGTGCGAATTACGTCGCAGCCATGCTAGATCGTCAAGCCGAAGCAGTGTCAGGAGCCAAAGGTCTTTGAGGAGTTTCCATGCATGTACTTCTCCGAATCCTGCATCGAAAGACTATCCGCCGCTTTCGCCATATGGACGCATTTCAGGACAAGGTTTGGGATCTATAATAGAGGCTAGCTCCCGCGAGCCGTTCATGTATCCGGGAGAGCCTGATCTCCCCTTGCGAGTTCTAAGGTCGGAAACACCAGACTCAGTGACGTTCTATGCGCCTATCCCAGTCCAAAAACCACGAAAGAGACCGGTACTGACCACGCTGTTCTCCCAAACGTCTTGTACCGTATCTCCGTTGTTTAGTCCCACACACGCAAAGTCACCACCAGCGGCCAAACCGCGGTCTACCGGCAGCATGCTCTTTTCAAGGCCAGACGACTCTTCGTACTCCTCACTCACACAGGATGTCCCATCGTCACCCGCTTATCTCCAACGACCAAACAGTGACCATGTCATCACATATCCGGCCAGCATGTCACCCAGGTTTCAATTCCTGAAGCCCCAAAACAAGGGTTGGGAGGACATTAAGCGTAGTTCTAACCGCTCCTCAACTATCACCGCCCCATTGCCTACGCCGACACTTCAGTACTTCACTCCACCCCACGCAGATGCTTCTCCCCCAGCACCT
- a CDS encoding DltE, Short-chain dehydrogenase: MIRCALLTLTSVILRVAKPEFLRLGGKLDLSNSQLTTIYWYLKWALPLWAIVDLNSGLNRWAERRWIWKTDKSGWDWKREVAVVTGGSAGIGACVVKKLASHGIKVAVLDVSPLSDVFNKDDLALVRFYKCDITSRDNIHQAAEAIRSDLGPPSILINNAGIGNAWTILEIPQDNLKKMLDINLTSHWSTVQEFLPDMLAKKKGHIMSVASLASFVALANAVDYSCTKAALLAFHEGLTQELKHRYKCPQIQTSIVHPNWTKSAITSHSAIEAGLKSVGAKMLEPGDVAQAMVDQIIAVKSGQLILGPALAPKLRALPLWLQEIVRDSQANI, translated from the exons ATGATTCGATGTGCCCTGCTCACTCTGACCTCGGTCATACTCCGAGTAGCTAAGCCCGAGTTCCTGAGGCTGGGCGGTAAGCTCGATCTTTCCAACAGTCAGCTTACAACCATCTACTGGTACCTCAAGTGGGCCTTGCCTTTGTGGGCTATAGTGGACCTCAACTCGGGATTGAATCGCTGGGCTGAGAGGCGATGGATTTGGAAGACCGATAAAAGTGGTTGGGACTGGAAGCGCGAGGTCGCTGTGGTCACTGGCGGCTCGGCTGGTATAGGTGCATGCGTGGTCAAGAAACTTGCTTCCCATGGCATCAAGGTCGCAGTTCTAGACGTCAGTCCTCTGTCAGATGTCTTCAACAAAG ATGATCTAGCTCTTGTAAGATTTTACAAGTGCGACATAACATCGCGGGACAATATCCATCAGGCAGCAGAAGCTATACGCTCAGATCTAGGCCCGCCGTCAATACTGATCAACAACGCTGGCATCGGGAATGCTTGGACCATTCTCGAAATTCCCCAGGATAATCTGAAGAAAATGCTCGACATTAATCTCACAAGTCACTGGAGCACCGTTCAAGAATTTCTGCCAGACATGCTCGCGAAAAAGAAGGGTCACATCATGAGTGTCGCAAGTCTTGCTTCCTTTGTCGCTCTCGCAAACGCTGTCGACTACAGCTGCACTAAAGCGGCGCTTCTGGCCTTTCATGAGGGGCTTACACAAGAGCTGAAGCATCGCTACAAGTGTCCTCAAATCCAGACCTCCATCGTACACCCCAACTGGACCAAATCGGCCATAACATCGCACTCGGCGATCGAGGCGGGACTGAAAAGCGTAGGGGCGAAAATGCTGGAACCAGGAGACGTCGCGCAGGCCATGGTAGACCAAATAATTGCAGTAAAGAGCGGCCAGTTGATTCTTGGTCCAGCGCTGGCTCCCAAATTGCGTGCATTGCCTCTTTGGCTGCAAGAAATCGTTCGCGATAGTCAAGCCAACATC TAG
- a CDS encoding Obg, GTPase codes for MEKEHWKMEQEVGEEELEEGTPSYRKDRWLVYPGTIPSELSRMKFPKLPPPRRSHLAALEPEAPMWLDLDKHMETPMLIAAGAMGGLGNPHFMTPYNSRPKIATRGDEGLKISLQLELKILADLGLVGLPNAGKSTLLRALSNSRARVGNWAFTTLQPNVGTVVLDNHKGRPLVTSRRPNGELRENFTVADVPGLIEDAHLDKGLGLGFLRHIERAAVLAFVIDLSAGDAVAALKLLWREVSEYETLRGKELNAETERRMVTYRPPGRSPPPSDPSDVLDSPHLDPSPKPLPFLTTTPISSKPWFVVATKADLPDTQANFEALLQYLGEVSKGTQAHPSNRKHAWKQNVQAVPISAIQGEGVQVIPQLVMDLLDE; via the coding sequence ATGGAGAAGGAACATTGGAAGATGGAGCAAGAGGTAGGAGAAGAGGAATTGGAGGAGGGGACACCCAGCTATAGGAAAGACCGATGGCTGGTCTACCCTGGAACTATACCTTCGGAGTTAAGCAGGATGAAATTCCCCAAGCTCCCTCCACCACGGAGATCGCATCTCGCAGCCCTCGAACCCGAAGCGCCCATGTGGCTAGACTTGGACAAACACATGGAGACGCCCATGCTGATAGCGGCAGGAGCCATGGGCGGCTTGGGCAACCCACACTTTATGACACCATACAACTCAAGGCCCAAGATAGCTACGAGGGGAGATGAAGGCTTGAAGATATCCTTGCAGCTGGAATTGAAGATTCTGGCAGATCTGGGTCTTGTTGGTCTCCCCAATGCTGGAAAGAGCACGCTTCTTCGCGCGTTGAGCAATAGCCGGGCACGAGTGGGTAACTGGGCCTTTACGACGCTGCAGCCGAACGTTGGCACTGTTGTCCTGGATAACCACAAGGGTCGACCACTCGTCACGTCACGTAGACCGAATGGGGAGCTGCGAGAGAACTTTACCGTTGCCGATGTGCCAGGGCTGATTGAAGATGCGCATCTGGACAAGGGACTCGGGCTGGGCTTCTTGCGACACATTGAGCGCGCTGCAGTACTCGCCTTCGTCATTGACTTGTCTGCTGGCGATGCTGTAGCTGCGCTTAAACTTCTTTGGCGCGAAGTATCCGAATACGAGACGTTGCGCGGAAAAGAGCTCAACGCGGAGACGGAGCGCAGAATGGTGACTTACAGGCCTCCTGGCCGCAGCCCACCACCCAGTGACCCGTCTGATGTCCTCGACTCGCCGCATCTGGACCCATCCCCTAAACCTCTCCCTTTTCTTACCACAACACCAATCTCTTCAAAGCCATGGTTTGTGGTTGCGACAAAGGCAGACTTGCCGGACACGCAGGCCAACTTTGAAGCTCTTCTTCAGTATCTGGGTGAAGTGAGCAAGGGCACGCAGGCGCATCCAAGTAACCGTAAGCATGCATGGAAGCAGAATGTGCAAGCTGTGCCGATTAGTGCGATACAAGGAGAAGGTGTGCAAGTCATTCCACAGTTGGTGATGGACTTGTTGGACGAGTAG
- a CDS encoding DUF1421 multi-domain protein codes for MAPSGSSIFSKLRPGHARRNASTLASPEPVPGPAAYPLPSPASHNTDYFLSPRLNDNASHASASPISPFPPQLPPITRVASKLETSASPNRSPYTASQHSPSTGGGSSGSKPQHHGMLSPPQRAQDPLSPTQEHKLLSVPSFSGAMPAPGQAMSQSETPSHSVISPSYSTFSKSQTSLLSGISDKLTGNSRTSTPTGMPTKSKSRMSLRNPMTLLMRRRSGQTLDPLADESLVTQRSPSNVPPMPDDYDPRIRGKIVHDFNAPRLNRAYSSNATEGGEVQQEINRASPPKMDKEHTPVFHEHFDDDTSYEQSQAAIRAEQLMPTPVDMHGNRIGYAMSEQMIQQLQMSPMPVQFDGQSAANMQTHGLGLAGVDERSNSSPTKATDAPANTMAPNNQRSLSNIDLDDDMYFDDGLIGDQDEIDAAEFDESVFDDPNGPLYERKVKFAEGESAPAVQARPYDLVNSETGYDADDDTVSKGVDKSHPSLAHKTSVAQQNSVPSFDNLAAYHSALADAATRAQAEGRFSRKASVDAGHVSSDADELPSLSNSRPSLVPDDGRFSVDTISFPMDNDVYGMDSSFVDDYEYSDFDSALEDDPIIAAANAEALAYDDEGFYGQEFGFYASAAGESPSAWGGVFGPSGIGRTVSGRNAVREPNLTPITERSEYSTRNSFISLNQFRDGQQPITSPGLAHLARLSPYGFPGTDEEELSLDALLRLRKGAFGGSANSLPGSVSNSPRTSSPMGMQFLPRTSSPVGNRMREHPEQDSEGEDRPESPTLTSSDYNSMSSPMNYTVGNEAPLLPPISELYAQHNLSLAMSPTGMPISSPSTVSLPISPFPMPLPSPYLAQHHNRPPNPPSIDTSLSSPSAPTVSTSAGGPRRPSMGLSPISNSSPITPNGSGGGWNRGHSRKGSAADSVTYVREHDEAGEGRWVLERRRTAESGELELIGRQIVEGGRI; via the exons ATGGCGCCCTCAGGTTCGAGCATCTTCTCCAAGCTGAGGCCCGGCCATGCGAGGCGCAATGCTTCGACGCTGGCCTCCCCAGAGCCTGTCCCAGGCCCCGCGGCCTATCCTTTGCCTTCGCCCGCATCGCATAACACCGATTACTTCCTTTCACCGCGCCTCAACGACAATGCCAGCCACGCCTCTGCCTCGCCCATATCGCCCTTTCCGCCTCAACTCCCGCCAATTACGCGCGTCGCCTCGAAGCTTGAAACGTCTGCCTCGCCTAATCGTTCCCCATACACGGCTAGCCAGCATTCGCCCAGCACCGGTGGGGGAAGTAGTGGCAGCAAACCTCAGCATCACGGTATGCTTTCTCCACCCCAGCGAGCTCAGGACCCCTTGTCGCCAACCCAAGAGCACAAGCTGCTCTCTGTACCGTCCTTCTCGGGAGCCATGCCTGCACCAGGTCAGGCCATGTCACAGTCCGAGACCCCGTCGCATTCTGTCATATCCCCCAGCTATTCTACTTTTTCAAAGTCACAGACATCGCTACTGAGTGGAATCAGCGACAAGCTCACGGGCAACTCGCGAACATCCACACCTACAGGAATGCCTACCAAGTCAAAATCCAGAATGAGCCTGCGCAATCCCATGACGCTCCTCATGCGACGGCGATCCGGCCAAACACTAGATCCACTCGCAGACGAGTCGCTCGTTACCCAACGCTCGCCCTCGAACGTCCCGCCCATGCCTGATGACTACGACCCCAGGATTCGTGGAAAGATTGTTCACGACTTCAATGCGCCTAGGCTCAACAGGGCATATTCCAGCAATGCAACCGAAGGAGGCGAGGTGCAGCAGGAAATCAATCGCGCCAGCCCACCAAAGATGGACAAGGAGCATACACCAGTCTTCCACGAACACTTTGACGACGACACCAGCTATGAGCAGTCGCAAGCCGCTATACGAGCCGAACAGTTG ATGCCGACGCCCGTCGACATGCATGGGAACCGTATTGGATACGCCATGTCGGAGCAGATGATTCAGCAGTTGCAAATGTCACCCATGCCCGTCCAATTTGATGGACAAAGCGCAGCAAATATGCAGACACATGGTCTAGGTTTGGCAGGCGTAGATGAACGTAGCAACTCTTCTCCAACCAAAGCGACTGATGCGCCAGCGAATACCATGGCTCCCAACAACCAGCGAAGCCTCAGTAACATCGATCTCGACGACGACATGTACTTTGATGACGGTCTTATTGGCGATCAAGATGAGATCGACGCTGCTGAATTCGATGAAAGCGTGTTCGACGATCCGAACGGGCCGCTATACGAGCGCAAAGTTAAGTTTGCTGAAGGCGAATCAGCGCCTGCTGTTCAAGCACGTCCTTACGATCTCGTAAACTCAGAGACTGGATATGATGCGGATGACGACACAGTTTCCAAGGGTGTGGACAAGTCACATCCTTCACTTGCGCACAAGACGTCTGTTGCGCAACAGAATTCAGTGCCCAGTTTCGACAACTTAGCCGCATACCATAGTGCTTTGGCGGACGCAGCGACTCGTGCTCAAGCCGAGGGCCGTTTTTCTAGAAAAGCAAGCGTTGATGCGGGCCATGTTAGCTCTGATGCGGACGAGTTACCCTCGCTAAGCAACTCGCGACCCAGCCTGGTCCCTGACGACGGCCGCTTTAGTGTCGACACAATCAGCTTCCCAATGGACAATGATGTATACGGTATGGACTCTAGCTTTGTAGACGACTACGAGTACAGCGACTTTGACTCTGCCTTGGAAGATGATCCAATCATCGCTGCTGCAAACGCCGAAGCACTGGCCTATGACGACGAAGGCTTTTACGGGCAAGAATTTGGTTTTTATGCTTCCGCAGCTGGCGAGTCACCCAGCGCTTGGGGTGGCGTCTTCGGCCCATCAGGAATTGGCCGAACCGTCAGTGGGCGCAACGCCGTGCGTGAACCCAACTTGACGCCTATTACAGAACGCAGTGAATACAGCACGCGCAATTCATTCATCAGCCTCAACCAGTTCCGCGACGGGCAACAGCCTATTACTAGCCCCGGTTTGGCACATCTCGCTCGTCTCAGTCCGTATGGTTTCCCCGGGACGGATGAAGAAGAGCTGAGCCTTGACGCACTTTTGAGGTTACGCAAGGGGGCTTTTGGTGGCAGTGCCAACAGCTTACCCGGTAGCGTGTCTAACAGTCCGCGCACTTCGTCGCCTATGGGCATGCAATTCCTTCCTCGGACCTCAAGTCCTGTTGGCAATCGCATGAGAGAACATCC CGAACAAGATTCAGAGGGCGAGGACCGTCCAGAGAGTCCTACACTGACAAGCAGTGACTACAACAGCATGTCCAGTCCAATGAACTACACCGTCGGCAATGAAGCGCCACTTCTACCCCCAATCTCCGAGTTGTACGCCCAGCACAACCTCAGTCTCGCCATGTCGCCGACTGGAATGCCCATCTCCTCACCCTCGACCGTTTCTCTCCCCATCTCGCCATTCCCAATGCCTCTCCCGTCGCCCTACCTCGCACAACATCACAACCGGCCACCGAACCCGCCTTCCATCGATACCTCGCTCTCATCGCCTTCCGCACCCACCGTATCCACGTCAGCAGGCGGACCGCGCCGGCCCTCGATGGGACTCTCCCCAATATCAAACTCCAGCCCCATCACCCCCAACGGCAGCGGCGGGGGCTGGAACCGTGGACACAGTCGCAAGGGCAGTGCGGCGGATAGCGTGACATATGTACGCGAACACGACGAAGCCGGCGAAGGAAGATGGGTGCTCGAACGCAGACGCACTGCTGAGAGTGGGGAGCTAGAATTGATCGGCAGGCAGATTGTTGAGGGTGGTAGGATATAA